The genome window GCTAACAAAAGGCGTTTTTCAAGACATTGCATACAGTATTTTCCCGGCATCGCTAAAATCATAGCTCCCCAAATGCGAGACGCGCCTGCGGAAAACGTCGCCGCCCAATTCCGCGACCAGCGCCTGAACACCCTTCTGAAAGAATACCGTCTGGTCGCAGATCAGATCAAAACGTTCCTTGACAACCGGGATAAAATCGAGATTAAAAATGCTGGCCACCGCTTTTGTGGCAATGCCGGTATCCACCTCGCCGGAAAAAACCCCCAGTCCCGTTTCCATATGGGTATAGACATCATCATAATACCCGACGATGGACCCTGGAGAGATATTCAATCTTGCCAGATGAAAATCTGTGAGCAGGCGGGTGCCGGAACCCTCCTGCCGATTCAGAAAACGGAGGCCGGGCTTTGTCAAGTCCTCAAAGCCCCTTATGTTGAGGGGATTCCCGGACACCGTCAAGAATCCCAGCTCCCGGTAGAACAGATTGACAACCACCGCCTTGATATGGGGAAGCAGTTTGGCAAGGTACGGGATGTTGTATTCCCCGGTTTCCGGATCAAACAGATGCGACCAGGCTATGT of Syntrophobacterales bacterium contains these proteins:
- a CDS encoding helix-turn-helix transcriptional regulator, coding for MSEEMMSTKELSSYLNIHEKQIYALIRAGRIPATRLTGKWLFPKKVIDQWIEDNSKDGLAQVKKKGERIAGALLASGSNDPVLDILQTCLKKSHPEFYIFSANTGSTEGMESLDRGFTDIAWSHLFDPETGEYNIPYLAKLLPHIKAVVVNLFYRELGFLTVSGNPLNIRGFEDLTKPGLRFLNRQEGSGTRLLTDFHLARLNISPGSIVGYYDDVYTHMETGLGVFSGEVDTGIATKAVASIFNLDFIPVVKERFDLICDQTVFFQKGVQALVAELGGDVFRRRVSHLGSYDFSDAGKILYAMS